The Agrobacterium vitis genome has a segment encoding these proteins:
- a CDS encoding N-formylglutamate amidohydrolase, whose product MQPGPDDFELFDVREPEQHSIPFVYNSPHSGRDYPQEFLARSRLDKLSIRRSEDHFVDELFAAAPDHGAPLLYAKFPRAYIDVNREPYELDPKMFSGALPPYVNAHSVRVAGGLGTIARIVAENMEIYRERLSVEEGIARIETIYKPYHACLRRLIARTHARFGAAILIDCHSMPGNIRLSGSAIRPDFIIGDRYGTSATAELTHAAMQVLSDFGFTAVRNKPYAGGFITEHYGRPARGLHALQIEINRALYVDEATLEKRPDFASLAAVLSRFIGQMAELSKGIATPGLGDGALAAE is encoded by the coding sequence ATGCAGCCGGGGCCTGACGATTTCGAGCTGTTTGACGTGCGCGAACCCGAACAGCATAGCATTCCCTTTGTTTACAATTCCCCTCATAGCGGCAGAGATTATCCACAGGAGTTTCTCGCCCGTTCGCGTCTGGACAAGCTTTCCATCCGCCGTTCGGAGGATCATTTCGTCGATGAGCTGTTTGCAGCGGCACCCGACCACGGCGCGCCCTTGCTCTACGCGAAATTTCCACGCGCCTATATTGATGTCAATCGCGAGCCTTATGAGCTCGATCCGAAGATGTTTTCCGGCGCCCTGCCGCCTTACGTCAATGCCCATTCGGTACGTGTTGCCGGAGGGCTCGGCACCATTGCGCGGATTGTCGCCGAAAATATGGAAATCTACCGGGAGCGGTTGAGCGTGGAGGAGGGGATTGCCCGGATCGAGACGATCTACAAGCCCTATCACGCCTGCCTGCGCCGGCTGATTGCCCGCACCCATGCCCGTTTTGGGGCGGCTATTCTGATCGACTGCCATTCGATGCCGGGCAATATTCGGCTGAGCGGCAGCGCCATTCGTCCGGATTTCATCATTGGCGACCGATATGGCACGAGTGCCACGGCAGAGCTGACCCATGCCGCCATGCAGGTGCTCAGTGATTTTGGATTTACGGCGGTACGCAACAAGCCCTATGCCGGTGGCTTCATCACCGAACATTACGGCCGTCCCGCCAGGGGCCTGCATGCTCTACAGATCGAAATCAACCGCGCACTGTATGTCGATGAGGCCACGTTGGAAAAGCGACCGGATTTCGCCTCGCTTGCAGCCGTGCTGTCGCGGTTCATTGGTCAGATGGCGGAGCTTTCCAAAGGCATTGCCACGCCCGGCCTCGGCGATGGCGCGCTCGCCGCCGAATAG
- the hisN gene encoding histidinol-phosphatase, giving the protein MRPEKTFFDSLAEAAKTETLPRFRSRLDVVNKDAGGYDPVTEGDKAAETAIRALIEAEFPDHGILGEEHDNVGLGRDCVWVIDPIDGTRAFISGLPTWGTLIGFQENGHAVMGMMDQPFTGERYFADGEKAWYRGPDGQRQIATRACKGLSDAVLYTTSPDIFLEDERPRFDAVRAKVQLTRYGVDCYAYALLAAGFVDLVIETGLKPYDVGALIPIIEQAGGIITTWEGERPEAGGKIIAASSAAVYEQARAILVD; this is encoded by the coding sequence ATGCGCCCCGAGAAGACGTTTTTCGACAGCCTCGCCGAGGCCGCCAAGACCGAGACACTGCCACGCTTTCGCTCACGGCTGGATGTCGTCAACAAGGATGCGGGCGGCTATGATCCCGTCACCGAAGGCGATAAGGCAGCGGAAACCGCGATCCGCGCGCTGATCGAGGCAGAGTTTCCCGATCACGGCATTCTGGGCGAGGAACATGACAATGTCGGCCTTGGCCGCGATTGTGTCTGGGTGATCGATCCGATCGATGGAACACGGGCGTTTATTTCCGGTCTGCCCACCTGGGGAACGCTGATTGGTTTTCAGGAAAACGGCCACGCGGTAATGGGCATGATGGACCAGCCTTTTACCGGCGAGCGTTATTTTGCCGATGGGGAGAAAGCCTGGTATCGTGGACCGGATGGCCAGCGGCAGATCGCAACGCGGGCCTGCAAGGGCCTCTCGGATGCGGTGCTTTACACCACCTCGCCGGATATTTTTCTGGAAGACGAGCGGCCGCGTTTCGATGCGGTGCGGGCCAAGGTCCAACTGACCCGCTACGGCGTGGATTGCTATGCCTACGCGCTGCTGGCGGCAGGTTTTGTCGATCTGGTGATCGAAACGGGGCTGAAGCCCTACGATGTCGGCGCGCTGATTCCGATTATCGAGCAGGCGGGCGGTATTATCACCACGTGGGAGGGTGAACGGCCGGAAGCAGGTGGCAAGATCATCGCCGCCAGTTCTGCCGCTGTCTACGAGCAGGCGCGCGCGATTTTGGTCGATTGA
- a CDS encoding alpha/beta fold hydrolase: protein MDSVLHAVDGNPIPDNHHAGFFTSYDGLRLRYAIFKSDISPAKGTVVLVHGRSESIEKYFETIRDLTAAGLWVATFDLRGQGLSDWTLLQKSSKPRGDKEKRWGHVQRFSDYEQDLEQFLEQVVLPDCRLPFSMIAHSTGGLIALAAAPRLSGRISRLVLSAPFVGLHGEALSAAKVFALARLASTLGLGNRPLSSASKPHTFATNVLTSDAARFDRNMAIFAAVPELSISAPSARWLHECAKAIRRVNDPAHLTGITIPTLLLAPMLDGVVPFSAQEHLARHFRAAQLLSIPGARHEVLQEQDRYREQALAAIHAFIPGSDPMQIDGEAELVGL, encoded by the coding sequence ATGGATAGCGTGCTTCATGCCGTGGACGGCAATCCCATTCCCGACAATCATCACGCCGGCTTTTTCACCAGTTACGACGGCCTTCGCCTGCGTTATGCGATCTTCAAGAGCGATATCAGCCCGGCCAAAGGCACGGTCGTGCTGGTGCATGGCCGCAGCGAATCCATCGAGAAATATTTTGAAACCATCCGCGACCTGACAGCAGCGGGCCTTTGGGTCGCCACCTTCGATCTGCGCGGCCAGGGCCTGTCCGACTGGACACTTCTGCAAAAGTCCTCAAAACCCAGAGGGGATAAGGAGAAACGTTGGGGCCATGTCCAGCGCTTTTCCGATTATGAGCAGGATCTGGAGCAGTTCCTGGAACAGGTCGTGCTGCCGGATTGTCGCCTGCCATTCTCGATGATCGCCCATTCCACCGGCGGATTGATCGCGCTAGCCGCAGCACCACGGCTGTCCGGTCGCATTTCGCGGCTGGTCCTGTCGGCCCCCTTTGTCGGCCTGCATGGCGAAGCTCTATCGGCGGCAAAGGTGTTCGCACTGGCGCGGCTGGCATCAACGCTCGGGCTTGGCAACCGTCCCTTGTCATCAGCCAGCAAGCCGCACACCTTTGCCACCAATGTCCTGACCTCGGATGCCGCCCGCTTCGACCGCAATATGGCGATTTTTGCCGCCGTGCCGGAGTTGTCGATCAGCGCGCCTTCGGCCCGCTGGCTGCATGAGTGCGCAAAAGCCATCCGGCGGGTCAACGATCCCGCCCATCTGACGGGGATCACCATCCCCACCCTGTTGCTTGCCCCGATGCTGGACGGCGTCGTGCCCTTTAGCGCACAGGAACACCTGGCCCGGCATTTCCGCGCCGCGCAATTGCTGTCTATTCCCGGCGCCCGCCATGAGGTTTTACAGGAGCAAGACCGCTACCGCGAACAGGCGCTTGCCGCCATCCATGCCTTCATTCCCGGCAGCGATCCGATGCAGATCGACGGCGAGGCAGAACTCGTCGGTCTTTGA
- a CDS encoding Hsp20 family protein, translating into MRHVDFSPLYRSTVGFDRLFTMLDSLGQPDQAQSYPPYNIERTGDNTYRITMAVAGFDETELSIEAHAHVLAVKGEKAQEDQAEQTEFLYRGIAKRGFERRFQLADHVEVTNASLKNGLLHIDLLRNIPEAMKPRRIAIASEPVEAPKAIESRVV; encoded by the coding sequence ATGCGTCACGTTGATTTTTCCCCGCTCTATCGCTCCACCGTCGGCTTCGACCGCCTGTTCACCATGTTGGACAGCCTGGGTCAGCCGGATCAGGCCCAGAGCTATCCGCCCTATAATATCGAGCGGACGGGCGACAATACCTACCGGATCACCATGGCCGTTGCCGGCTTCGATGAAACCGAACTCAGCATTGAGGCCCATGCGCATGTGCTGGCGGTCAAGGGTGAAAAGGCCCAGGAAGACCAGGCCGAACAGACCGAGTTTCTGTATCGCGGCATTGCCAAGCGCGGGTTCGAGCGTCGTTTCCAGCTTGCCGACCATGTCGAGGTGACCAATGCCTCGCTGAAGAACGGCCTGCTGCATATCGATCTGCTGCGCAATATTCCCGAAGCCATGAAGCCGCGCCGCATCGCCATTGCCAGCGAACCGGTCGAAGCGCCCAAGGCCATCGAGTCTCGCGTCGTCTGA
- a CDS encoding threonine aldolase family protein → MFFASDNWAGAHPAIAESLMKEAAGYASAYGTSDLDRRVEAHFNEIFEREVSVFFVGTGTAANSLALASVARAGGVTFCHFDAHVNADEGGAPEYLANASRLYPVEGRDGKMSAAALHTAVSRFDTPSVHQGRPMAVTITQATETGTIYTLDEIAAISAIAQAKSLPLHMDGARFANALVALDATPAEMTWKRGIDILSFGGTKNGCWCVEAIVFFNPDMAEEMPYIRKRSAHLFSKTRFVSAQLEAYFKDDLWLDLARHANAMAERMRAGLSKNNKARLAWNTESNEVFAVIGKDAARQAEARGAKFYEWLAPRDEPGLVGQDNVLIRLVTSFATTEQDVDQFLDIL, encoded by the coding sequence ATGTTCTTTGCATCCGATAATTGGGCCGGAGCCCATCCCGCCATTGCTGAAAGCCTGATGAAGGAAGCGGCGGGCTATGCCAGCGCCTATGGCACCAGCGATCTCGACCGGCGCGTCGAAGCGCATTTCAATGAGATTTTCGAGCGTGAGGTCTCGGTATTCTTCGTTGGCACCGGCACGGCGGCCAATTCGCTGGCGCTGGCCAGTGTGGCGCGGGCCGGTGGCGTCACCTTCTGCCATTTCGACGCACATGTGAATGCCGATGAAGGCGGCGCGCCGGAATATTTGGCAAATGCCAGCCGGCTCTATCCGGTCGAAGGCCGCGATGGCAAGATGAGTGCGGCAGCCCTGCACACCGCCGTTTCGCGCTTTGACACGCCTTCCGTCCATCAGGGCCGGCCCATGGCGGTGACGATTACCCAGGCGACCGAAACCGGCACCATCTATACACTGGACGAAATCGCCGCGATCAGCGCCATTGCTCAGGCCAAATCCCTGCCCCTGCACATGGACGGCGCCCGTTTTGCCAATGCGCTGGTGGCGCTGGATGCCACGCCCGCCGAAATGACCTGGAAGCGCGGCATCGATATTCTCTCCTTCGGCGGAACCAAGAATGGCTGCTGGTGCGTTGAGGCCATCGTGTTCTTCAACCCCGACATGGCCGAGGAAATGCCCTATATCCGCAAGCGCTCGGCCCATCTCTTCTCCAAGACCCGCTTCGTTTCCGCCCAGTTGGAAGCCTATTTCAAGGATGATCTGTGGCTGGATCTGGCCCGCCACGCCAATGCCATGGCTGAGCGAATGCGCGCCGGTCTCAGCAAAAACAACAAGGCCCGTCTGGCCTGGAATACCGAGAGCAATGAAGTCTTTGCGGTGATCGGCAAGGATGCCGCCAGGCAGGCCGAGGCGCGCGGCGCGAAATTCTACGAATGGCTGGCACCCCGCGATGAGCCCGGATTGGTCGGTCAGGACAATGTGTTGATCCGGTTGGTCACCAGCTTTGCCACGACAGAGCAGGATGTCGATCAGTTTCTCGACATTCTCTAA
- the gltB gene encoding glutamate synthase large subunit: MTQMMPSEAIVAADATLATADAGTLKRYGLPQKQGLYDPRNEHDACGVGFIAHMKGEKSHQIVRDGLFILENLTHRGAVGADPLMGDGAGILVQIPDRFFREEMAAQGVILPKAGEYAVGHFFFPADEEQITHFKKVITDVCLTEGQHLLGYRDVPVDNSSLSKAPDIAATEPRQIQVFIGAGRDAATQDAFERRLFLLRKVISNRIYDEYGGQETGFYPVSLSSSTIVYKGMFLAYQVAAYYKDLADPRFESAVALVHQRFSTNTFPSWKLAHPYRMVAHNGEINTLRGNVNWMAARQASVSSPLFGDDISKLWPISYEGQSDTACFDNALEFLIRGGYSMAHAVMMLIPEAWAGNQLMSKERKAFYEYHAALMEPWDGPAAVAFTDGRQIGATLDRNGLRPARYLVTDDDRIIMASEAGTLPVPEEKIVKKWRLQPGKMLLIDMEKGRIVSDEEVKSDLAGSLPYREWLDRTQLILEDLKPVEPRALRRDVSLLDRQQAFGYTLEDTRILMSPMATTGQEAIGSMGTDTPISAMSSKSKLLYTYFKQNFAQVTNPPIDPIREELVMSLVSFIGPRPNILDHEGAARAKRLEVRQPILTNGDLEKIRSIGHTEDRFDTKTLDFTYDVERGAEGMPEMLDRLCERAEAAVRGGYNIIVLSDRQIGPDRIAIPALLATAAVHHHLIRKGLRTSVGLVVETGEPREVHHFCCLAGYGAEAINPYLAFDTLLDMHKHGEFPKEVDASEVVYRYIKAVGKGILKVMSKMGISTYQSYCGAQIFDAIGLNSQLIDQYFFGTASNIEGIGLAEIAQETVARHHSAFGKDPILATSLDIGGEYAYRLRGENHAWSPDSIASLQHAVRGNSQERYREFAAMVNESALRMNSIRGLFKIKKAADQGRQPISVDEVEPAADIVKRFSTGAMSFGSISREAHTTLAVAMNRIGGKSNTGEGGEESDRYLPLFNGSPNPERSAIKQIASGRFGVTTEYLVNADMLQIKVAQGAKPGEGGQLPGHKVDATVAKTRHSTPGVGLISPPPHHDIYSIEDLAQLIYDLKNVNPAADVSVKLVSEVGVGTVAAGVAKARADHITVSGFDGGTGASPLTSLKHAGSPWEIGLAETQQTLVMNGLRSRVALQVDGGLKTGRDVIIGALLGADEFGFATAPLIAAGCIMMRKCHLNTCPVGVATQDPVLRKRFKGTPEHVINYFFFVAEEVREILASLGFAKLDDIIGASELLEKNDMLAHWKAEGLDFSKIFHKVEAPKEATYWTERQHHPIEDVLDRRLIEKSMPALESKQPVVFEVDIKNVDRSAGAMLSGELAKRWGHKGLKDDTVHVTLNGTAGQSFGAFLSRGITFDLVGDGNDYVGKGLSGGRIIVRPPENSRIVAENSIIVGNTVLYGAIAGECYFRGVAGERFAVRNSGAIAVVEGVGDHGCEYMTGGVVVVLGETGRNFAAGMSGGVAYVLDEQGDFAKRCNMAMVELEPVPEEDDMLEKLHHHGGDLMHKGLVDVSEDMTRHDEERLYQLISNHLHYTGSNRAKQILDNWADYRPKFRKVMPVEYRRALEEMERMRMGVAAE, from the coding sequence ATGACGCAGATGATGCCATCCGAAGCAATCGTGGCGGCCGATGCGACGCTGGCGACAGCCGATGCCGGTACGCTAAAGCGTTATGGTCTTCCACAAAAGCAGGGCCTCTACGATCCGCGTAACGAGCATGATGCCTGCGGCGTCGGCTTCATCGCCCATATGAAGGGTGAGAAGTCGCACCAGATCGTCCGCGACGGCTTGTTCATTCTTGAAAACCTCACCCATCGCGGCGCGGTCGGGGCCGATCCGCTGATGGGCGACGGCGCTGGCATTCTGGTGCAGATCCCCGACCGGTTTTTCCGCGAGGAAATGGCCGCCCAGGGCGTCATCCTGCCGAAGGCTGGCGAATATGCCGTCGGACATTTCTTCTTCCCCGCTGATGAAGAGCAGATCACCCATTTCAAGAAGGTCATCACCGATGTCTGTCTGACCGAGGGCCAGCACCTGCTTGGCTACCGCGATGTGCCGGTCGATAATTCCTCGCTGTCCAAGGCCCCGGATATTGCCGCAACTGAGCCGCGCCAGATTCAGGTGTTCATTGGTGCTGGTCGCGATGCCGCGACCCAGGACGCTTTCGAGCGCCGGTTGTTTTTGCTGCGCAAGGTGATTTCCAACCGGATTTATGACGAGTACGGCGGCCAGGAAACCGGCTTCTATCCGGTATCGCTGTCGTCTTCGACCATCGTCTACAAGGGCATGTTCCTCGCCTATCAGGTGGCTGCTTATTATAAGGATCTCGCCGATCCGCGCTTCGAATCGGCTGTGGCCCTCGTGCATCAGCGTTTTTCCACCAATACTTTCCCATCCTGGAAGCTGGCGCATCCATACCGGATGGTTGCCCATAACGGCGAAATCAACACGCTGCGCGGCAATGTCAACTGGATGGCGGCCCGTCAGGCATCGGTCTCGTCGCCGCTGTTCGGCGACGATATTTCCAAGCTCTGGCCGATTTCCTATGAGGGCCAGTCGGATACCGCCTGTTTCGATAATGCGCTCGAATTCCTGATTCGTGGCGGCTATTCCATGGCCCATGCGGTGATGATGCTGATCCCCGAAGCCTGGGCTGGCAACCAGCTGATGAGCAAGGAGCGCAAGGCGTTTTATGAATATCATGCGGCGTTGATGGAGCCATGGGACGGCCCTGCCGCCGTGGCCTTCACCGATGGCCGTCAGATCGGCGCGACGCTGGATCGCAACGGCTTGCGTCCGGCCCGCTACCTGGTGACGGATGACGACCGGATCATCATGGCGTCGGAGGCTGGCACGCTGCCGGTGCCGGAAGAGAAGATCGTCAAGAAGTGGCGCTTGCAGCCGGGCAAGATGCTGCTGATCGACATGGAAAAGGGCCGGATCGTTTCCGATGAGGAGGTCAAGTCGGATCTTGCTGGCAGCCTTCCCTACCGGGAATGGCTGGATCGTACCCAGCTGATCCTCGAGGATCTGAAGCCGGTTGAGCCACGGGCGCTGCGCCGCGACGTGTCGCTGCTCGACCGCCAGCAGGCCTTCGGCTACACGCTGGAAGACACCCGCATCCTGATGTCGCCAATGGCGACCACCGGTCAGGAAGCCATCGGCTCGATGGGGACGGACACGCCGATTTCGGCGATGTCGTCGAAGTCGAAGCTGCTTTACACCTATTTCAAGCAGAATTTCGCTCAAGTTACCAACCCGCCGATCGATCCGATCCGCGAGGAGCTGGTGATGAGCCTGGTATCCTTCATCGGCCCGCGCCCCAACATTCTTGATCACGAGGGGGCGGCCCGCGCCAAGCGGCTGGAAGTGCGCCAGCCAATCCTGACGAATGGGGATCTCGAAAAGATCCGCTCCATCGGCCATACCGAGGACCGCTTCGACACCAAGACGCTCGACTTCACCTATGATGTGGAGCGTGGCGCCGAAGGCATGCCCGAAATGCTCGACCGGCTTTGCGAGCGCGCCGAAGCCGCAGTGCGCGGCGGCTATAACATCATCGTCCTGTCGGACCGGCAGATTGGCCCGGATCGCATAGCCATCCCGGCGCTGCTGGCCACGGCTGCCGTGCATCATCACCTGATCCGCAAGGGCCTGCGCACCTCGGTCGGCCTGGTCGTCGAGACCGGCGAACCGCGCGAAGTGCATCATTTCTGCTGTCTGGCGGGCTATGGCGCGGAAGCCATCAACCCCTATCTGGCCTTCGACACACTGCTGGACATGCACAAGCATGGCGAATTCCCCAAGGAAGTCGATGCCAGCGAAGTGGTCTATCGCTATATCAAGGCGGTCGGTAAGGGCATTCTCAAGGTGATGTCCAAGATGGGCATTTCTACCTATCAGTCCTATTGCGGCGCGCAGATTTTCGATGCCATCGGGCTGAATTCGCAGCTGATCGATCAGTATTTCTTCGGCACAGCCTCCAACATTGAAGGCATTGGCTTGGCCGAGATTGCCCAGGAAACGGTGGCGCGCCATCATTCCGCCTTCGGCAAGGACCCGATCCTGGCGACCTCGCTGGATATCGGCGGCGAATATGCCTACCGCCTGCGCGGTGAAAACCATGCCTGGAGCCCGGATTCGATTGCCTCGCTGCAACATGCCGTGCGTGGTAATTCGCAGGAGCGCTACCGCGAATTCGCGGCCATGGTCAATGAAAGCGCCTTGCGGATGAACAGCATTCGCGGTCTGTTCAAGATCAAGAAGGCCGCCGATCAGGGGCGCCAGCCGATTTCGGTTGATGAGGTCGAGCCGGCGGCTGACATCGTCAAGCGCTTCTCCACGGGTGCCATGTCATTCGGCTCGATCAGCCGTGAAGCGCATACCACGCTGGCTGTCGCCATGAACCGGATCGGCGGCAAGTCCAACACCGGTGAAGGCGGCGAAGAGAGCGACCGCTACCTGCCTCTGTTCAACGGTTCGCCCAACCCGGAACGGTCCGCCATCAAGCAGATCGCCTCTGGCCGGTTCGGCGTGACCACCGAATATCTCGTCAATGCCGATATGCTGCAAATCAAGGTGGCGCAGGGTGCCAAGCCCGGCGAAGGCGGACAATTGCCCGGCCACAAGGTGGATGCGACGGTTGCCAAGACCCGGCATTCCACACCGGGCGTCGGCCTGATTTCGCCGCCGCCGCATCACGACATCTACTCCATCGAAGATCTGGCGCAGCTGATCTACGACTTGAAGAACGTCAACCCGGCAGCCGATGTTTCGGTCAAGCTGGTGTCGGAAGTCGGTGTCGGCACGGTGGCCGCAGGTGTTGCCAAGGCCCGCGCCGATCATATCACCGTGTCCGGCTTTGATGGCGGCACGGGTGCCTCGCCCTTGACCTCGCTGAAGCACGCGGGCAGCCCTTGGGAAATCGGCCTGGCCGAAACCCAGCAGACGCTGGTCATGAACGGTCTTCGCTCGCGCGTTGCTTTGCAGGTGGATGGAGGTCTGAAGACCGGTCGTGATGTTATTATTGGCGCATTGCTCGGCGCTGACGAATTCGGCTTTGCCACCGCACCGCTGATTGCCGCAGGCTGCATCATGATGCGCAAGTGCCATCTGAACACCTGCCCGGTCGGCGTCGCCACCCAGGACCCGGTTCTGCGCAAGCGCTTCAAGGGTACGCCGGAGCATGTCATCAACTACTTCTTCTTTGTCGCGGAAGAAGTGCGCGAAATCCTCGCCTCGCTGGGCTTTGCCAAGCTGGATGACATTATCGGTGCTTCGGAACTTCTGGAAAAGAACGACATGCTGGCTCATTGGAAGGCCGAGGGTCTCGACTTCTCGAAGATCTTCCACAAGGTCGAAGCGCCCAAGGAGGCCACCTACTGGACGGAGCGCCAGCATCATCCCATCGAAGATGTACTGGACCGCCGGTTGATCGAAAAGTCTATGCCCGCGCTGGAAAGCAAACAGCCCGTGGTGTTCGAGGTCGATATCAAGAATGTGGACCGCTCAGCCGGTGCCATGCTGTCGGGCGAGCTTGCCAAGCGCTGGGGCCACAAGGGTTTGAAGGATGACACTGTTCATGTGACGCTGAACGGCACGGCAGGCCAGTCCTTCGGAGCGTTTCTGTCGCGCGGCATCACCTTCGATCTGGTCGGTGACGGCAATGACTATGTCGGCAAGGGGCTATCCGGTGGCCGGATCATCGTGCGTCCGCCGGAAAACTCAAGGATTGTCGCCGAAAACTCGATCATCGTCGGCAATACCGTGCTTTACGGTGCCATTGCCGGGGAATGCTATTTCCGCGGCGTGGCGGGCGAACGGTTCGCGGTGCGCAATTCCGGCGCGATTGCGGTTGTTGAAGGCGTGGGCGATCACGGCTGCGAATACATGACGGGCGGTGTGGTTGTGGTGCTCGGCGAAACCGGTCGCAACTTCGCAGCCGGCATGTCCGGCGGTGTAGCTTATGTCCTCGATGAGCAGGGCGATTTTGCCAAGCGCTGCAACATGGCGATGGTGGAACTGGAACCGGTGCCGGAAGAAGATGACATGCTGGAAAAGCTGCATCACCATGGCGGCGACCTGATGCACAAGGGGCTGGTGGACGTGTCGGAAGACATGACGCGCCATGACGAGGAGCGGCTCTACCAGCTGATCTCCAACCATCTGCATTATACCGGGTCCAACCGCGCCAAGCAGATCCTCGACAACTGGGCCGATTACCGTCCAAAATTCCGCAAGGTCATGCCGGTCGAATATCGCCGGGCGCTGGAGGAAATGGAACGGATGCGCATGGGCGTTGCCGCCGAATAA
- a CDS encoding glutamate synthase subunit beta yields the protein MGKVTGFMEIDRQVAKYQPASDRIRHFREFTIPMSEPEIQKQAARCMDCGIPYCHGPTGCPVHNQIPDWNDLVYNGKWEEAIRNLHSTNNFPEFTGRVCPAPCEEACTLNLEDAPVSIKTVEQAIADKAYELGFIVPQPATIHTGKKVAIIGSGPSGMAAAQQLGRAGHDVHVYERETKPGGLLRYGIPDFKMEKNFIDRRVEQMKGEGVTFHCGVNVGVDVTVEKLLADYDAVLYCGGSETPREAGIPGVDLHGVYDAMPYLVQQNRRVGRENIDSVGWPSEPIIAGGKHVVVVGGGDTASDCVGTAFRQGAVKVTQLDIRPRPPQTEDKLAVWPFWATKMRTSSSQAEGAVREFQVGTLGFVGEDGMLTGVKCCQVDERRQPIAGSEFIIKADLAFIAIGFSGPFTDSVVKELDGKLDLNTDRRGSTNVIANDKDYRTSVDKFWAAGDVRRGQSLVVWAIREGRQAARAIDEALMGVTVLPR from the coding sequence ATGGGCAAGGTTACAGGTTTCATGGAAATCGACCGGCAGGTGGCGAAGTATCAGCCGGCCTCCGACCGCATTCGGCATTTCCGCGAATTCACCATTCCGATGTCGGAACCGGAAATACAGAAGCAGGCGGCGCGCTGCATGGATTGCGGCATTCCCTATTGCCACGGCCCGACCGGCTGTCCGGTGCATAACCAGATCCCCGACTGGAACGATCTGGTCTATAACGGCAAGTGGGAAGAGGCGATCCGCAACCTGCATTCCACCAATAACTTCCCTGAATTCACCGGGCGCGTTTGCCCGGCGCCCTGCGAGGAAGCCTGCACGCTGAACCTGGAGGATGCGCCGGTTTCGATCAAGACCGTTGAGCAGGCCATCGCCGACAAGGCCTATGAGCTGGGCTTCATCGTGCCGCAACCGGCCACGATCCATACCGGCAAGAAGGTGGCGATCATTGGGTCTGGCCCGTCAGGCATGGCGGCCGCCCAGCAGCTTGGTCGGGCCGGGCATGATGTTCATGTCTATGAGCGCGAAACCAAGCCGGGCGGTCTGCTGCGCTATGGCATTCCTGATTTCAAGATGGAGAAGAACTTCATCGACCGGCGCGTCGAGCAGATGAAGGGTGAGGGCGTCACCTTCCATTGTGGCGTCAATGTCGGTGTCGATGTAACGGTGGAAAAACTGTTGGCCGATTACGATGCCGTCCTCTATTGCGGCGGCTCGGAAACCCCGCGCGAAGCCGGCATTCCCGGCGTCGATCTGCATGGCGTCTATGATGCCATGCCCTATCTGGTTCAGCAGAACCGCCGGGTGGGCCGTGAAAACATCGACAGCGTTGGCTGGCCGTCCGAGCCGATCATCGCCGGTGGCAAGCATGTCGTGGTGGTCGGTGGCGGTGATACCGCGTCTGACTGCGTCGGCACGGCTTTCCGCCAGGGCGCTGTGAAGGTTACCCAGCTCGACATCCGTCCGCGCCCGCCGCAGACCGAAGACAAGCTGGCCGTCTGGCCGTTCTGGGCCACCAAGATGCGCACCTCCTCCAGCCAGGCCGAAGGCGCTGTGCGCGAGTTCCAGGTGGGAACGCTCGGGTTCGTTGGTGAAGACGGCATGCTGACCGGTGTCAAATGCTGCCAGGTAGATGAGCGTCGCCAGCCGATTGCCGGTTCGGAATTCATCATCAAGGCCGATCTCGCCTTCATCGCCATCGGCTTTTCCGGCCCCTTCACCGACAGCGTCGTCAAGGAGTTGGACGGCAAGCTGGACCTCAATACCGACCGGCGCGGCTCGACCAATGTCATCGCCAATGACAAGGACTACCGCACCTCCGTCGATAAATTCTGGGCAGCAGGCGACGTGCGCCGTGGCCAGTCACTGGTGGTCTGGGCGATCCGCGAAGGCCGCCAGGCAGCCCGCGCCATCGATGAAGCGCTGATGGGTGTCACAGTTCTTCCGCGCTGA